The genomic stretch GTACCATTTCGGAAGGATGACGATGGTCGGCCCGAGGTTTTCCCGCTTTTCCAGGATGTCCCCGATCTCTTCGGCGTCGGTGAAGGTCGGCGGTGTGAGGATCAGGAGGTCGTATGTGTCGAGACCGCTGGGGGACCGCGAAAGGTTGACGTCGAACCCCTTGAGCTCGAGCAGTTTGGCAAAAGCGGAATAGCCGTTGAGGCCGTTCGATGCAGCGTGGGATCGCCCGTCATTGCCCTGTCGCTCGGTATCGCCCGCGCCGATGAAATAGAGCAGCGCAAGAAAGGCGATGGCGCCAAATACGACCAGCGCAAGGACCGTCCTCAGCGAGAAGGGCGAGTTGCCGGACCTGCTCATGACGTGCGCCTTTCCAGCCTGACGAGCGCGAAGCTCGCGTAAGCTTCGCGGGCGACCTGCCAGTCGTTGCTGTCGAGGGTGCGCAGCGCGAACAGGCTGCGCTCGACCCGTTCCGCAATAGTGCCGAATGCACCGCGGGCGGCATCGGACAACAGATCCAGTGTCGCCAGTTCGCGGGCGGTACTTGATGGTTCGACCCAGCCGGGATGCGCGTCGGCAATATGGCCGACGCTGCGCTTGAGGAGTAAGTGCGTCGCCTCGTCGTAGCGTCCCTCTGCCGCCAGCCTGTCCGCCTCCTCGAGCAGGGCGATGCTGGCTTTCTCGTCCGGACGCCAAGCTTCCAGTTCGTCTTCTTCGACCGAACTCGACCGAACCCCTTGCGGACCGAACGTGCGATAGAGGAACCACGCGACCGCCGCGATGAAAGCGGCGAGCAGGACCCAACGCAAGACCGGCCAGCTTTCGGCGATGAAGCGGCCAACAGGCGCGAAAAAATCGGCGAGTTGGGCAATCAGCCTGTCGAACCAAGTCGGTTCGGGCGGTGGGACCTCGGGAATTTCGAGTGGGGCGAATTGGATTTCGTCGTGGGATTGCAGTTCGCGCCACGCACCGGCGCTATCCGCTGCGCCTGCTGTTTGCGCCCCTACCGTCGAACCCGTCGCCATCGCATGGTTGGTGACACGTGAGCGTTCGTGGCGCAACCACTTACGCCAAGCGATCAACGACTTGTCAGCCGCGTGGACGCGCCTGCCTGTAAGTTCCCAAGATGCGAAGCTCCTTGCAGTGGAACGCCAGTTCCTCCAGCGCACGATCGACTGCCGGATCGCCCGGCGCGCCGATGATGTCGGCATAGAACATGGTCGCGGCGAAGCTTGCGCCCTGCTGGTAGCTTTCCAGCTTGGTCATGTTCACTGCATTGGTCGCGAATCCGCCCATCGCCTTGTACAGCGCGGCAGGGATGTTCTTCACCTCGAAGATGAAAGTCGTGATCGCATCTTCGCCTTCGAACAGGGCCGGGTCGTTGGCTTCTTTCGCAAGGATGACGAAGCGCGTCATGTTGTCCGGCGAATCCTGGACATGTTCCTCGATGATTTCGAGGCCATAGAGTTCGGCGGCAATCGGTGGGGAAATCGCGGCAATCGTGGGATCGCCCTTTTCGGCGACGAATGCGGCAGCGCCTGCCGTATCGGCATAACTCATCGGCACGATACCGCGTTCGCGCAGGAAGTGGCGCGACTGGCCCAGCGC from Altererythrobacter epoxidivorans encodes the following:
- a CDS encoding prephenate dehydratase — translated: MHSFPAPAQAMVDSMRESASADPSRAIAFQGSPGANSHRAALEACPDCLPLPCFSFADALEAVKTGRAGSAIIPIENSQHGRVADIHFLLPESGLSIVGEFFMPIDHALMGVGKGPFEAAYSHPQALGQSRHFLRERGIVPMSYADTAGAAAFVAEKGDPTIAAISPPIAAELYGLEIIEEHVQDSPDNMTRFVILAKEANDPALFEGEDAITTFIFEVKNIPAALYKAMGGFATNAVNMTKLESYQQGASFAATMFYADIIGAPGDPAVDRALEELAFHCKELRILGTYRQARPRG